Genomic DNA from Nonomuraea rubra:
GCGCCCTGGAGCTGCTCGGCCACCTTCGGGTCGCTCACCTGGAGGCCGGCCGCCATGGCCTCCCAGCGCCCGGTCACCTCCTGCACCCGCGGGTCGTCGACGGGGGTGCCGGCCCGCATGAGCCGGCAGCCCTCGCGCAGTAAGCCGAGCCACTCGGCGCGGTAGCCGGCCATCCTGTCCTGGCCGAGCTCCGCCCGGCGGCGTGCCAGGTGGTCGCGCAGCTCCTGGTCGAAGTACGACTCGTACACCGAGTGCAGCTCGAGCGCCGCCATGACCCGCTCGGGGTCGGGCATGACCGCCTGGTCGAGCAGCGTCACCAGGCCGCCGATCCGCTCTCTGAGCTGGTCGATGCGGACGGCCTGGAGGTCGAGCTCGGCGAGCTGGGCGCCGAGGAGCGCGCGCAGCGCCGTCAGGTCGTCGGACGAGCGGTCGAGGATGCCGCGGATCTCCTCCAGGGTCAGGCCGAGGCCGCGCAGCGCCCGCACGCGGTAGAGCCGCCGCAGGTCGGCCCCGGTGTAGCGGCGGTGGCCCGACGAGGTGCGCTCGCTCGCCGGGACCAGGCCGATCTCCTCGTAGTGGTAGAGCGTGCGGATGGTCACGCCGCTGGCCTTGGCCAGCTCACCGATGCTCCATCGGCGCTCTCCGTCGTCGTCGCGGGTCACGGGTACGACGGTAGGACCTCCCGTGGCGGGAGGTTCAACTCCATCACTCTGCGTGATTGAACGACTACGCCATGGGTAGAGGTGCAGAAAGCCAACATCCCCAGCGGGGTGGTGCGGCGTCCCCCGATCCCTCCGGCGTACGCCCCCCGCGCCCATGGAAAGGGAGCCCCCGTGCCCAGTGCCGACCGCTGCGCGACCATGCCCGTG
This window encodes:
- a CDS encoding MerR family transcriptional regulator gives rise to the protein MTRDDDGERRWSIGELAKASGVTIRTLYHYEEIGLVPASERTSSGHRRYTGADLRRLYRVRALRGLGLTLEEIRGILDRSSDDLTALRALLGAQLAELDLQAVRIDQLRERIGGLVTLLDQAVMPDPERVMAALELHSVYESYFDQELRDHLARRRAELGQDRMAGYRAEWLGLLREGCRLMRAGTPVDDPRVQEVTGRWEAMAAGLQVSDPKVAEQLQGAGMALWRRAGAQVSAEISRQIDWLEADDLPAVLDYFQRARAAREHG